The segment CGGGAGCTCGGGTTCGAGCTGCGGCAGATCCGGGAGCTCCTCGGCCGGGCCGACTTCCAGCGGGTCGACGCGCTGCGGGCGCACCGCGTGGCACTGGAGGAAAGGCTCGCGCGGTCGCGGCGGCTGCTGGAGACGATCGACCACACCATCGACCACCTGGAAGGGAGGAAACCGATGAACGACGAGCAGATCTTCGCGGGGTTCACCGTCGGCGCGGGGGACGACCGTTTTGGCGAGCGCGTGCGGCTCGCCGGGGAGCCGAACGACTGCAAGGTGGCGGCGGCGGATACCGGCGGCGCGATGTCCGTCTTCGAGTTCCGTGGGCGCAACGGCTGGCCGCGGCACTCCCACCACGAGCAGGACGAGTGGCTCTACGTCGTCGACGGCGAGATCGCCTGCGACGTGGGCGACCGGCGGTTGCGCCTGCTCCGCGGTGAGTCGGTATTCGTGCCGCGCACCGTGGCGCATGCGTGGGCATCGCGGGGCGAGGAGCCGGCCACGGTCCTCGAAGTGTACCAGCCCGCCGGCCGCCTGGAGCAGTTCTTTCGCGAGCTCGGCCGGTTCACGGACCCGCCGGTCCACGAGGCGCTCTCGATCGACGAGATGAAGCAGCTGTTCGACGCGCACGGCATGCGCCTTCTTGGGCCCGGGCTCGGCTATCCCGACTGAACGCCCGCCGATCGGCTTCGGTCGCCTTCCCGCATCAACCAACCTCGTCGGCAATCCCAACTGCGGAGTAGTGGCACTTGGCGAAGTCGAGCCGCGAGTCTCGCAGGAGCGATTGATCCGTCACGAACGCAATACCGATTGCCAGGTTTCTCATTCCGGCGACGATGCTCGTTCCTACCAGGCGCGCCACCACGATCAGGTGCGAAACAGAGTGCGGCGCACCGTCGCGATTCCAGATGATTGGCGTTTGCAGCTCCGCAATCCAGTAGTCTGGACGGTCCGAGCCTGGAATCTCACGAAGGAGAACCGCTTCTAGCGGAAGCTGCTCGTACAGCTCCTCGGGTGCAGAGTCGAGGGAGTGGATGGAGATCTTCATGCGCGTGGCGGGGCTGCCGGGGGTGAGTGGTGTCAGCGGGGCGGTGCGGCGCGCCTCGTCCGCCTCACGTCTGAAAAGAGTGAGAGACGTTCGCTCGATCAATACCGGAACGCCACCTTGATGCTCCCGTTCCCCTTGTTGTCCATCGCGATCAGGGCGCGGCGTCATTCCCACGCCGGCACCGGCCTCCAGTCCAGCAGGCGCACCGTCCTGCCCGCCTCGGTGGCGCGCCAGTAGACCACCCCCGCCCGGTCCGGATCGTTCCGGCGCTCCGCAAAACCCCATCGGATGAGCCAGTGAAGGTCCGTGCCGTCGATCGCGATGTGCGGTTGGCGCTCGTCGCGTTGCGTGAAGTTGTGCACGTCCACGCGGGCGCCAAGCTCGCGCCCGCTCACCCAGCCGCGTCCGCCGAACCGCTCCGGCACGGCCGCGTCGTCGTACGCTTCGCGCAGCAGCCGGAGCGCGCCGCGCTGGCGGTCGGGCGCGTACACCGCCCCGCCCGTATCCTCCGTGCGCGGCCGGGGGACAGGCTTGTGCTCCTTCGGCTCGGCCTCGTTCATCACCGCCAGGCCGCGCTCGCTGATCCGATACACCCACATCGGCCGCTTCTGCCCGGGCGCGCGCACGTCGGCGCGGGTCACGAAGCCCCGCTTATGGAGCCGGGGGAGAACTTCTGGAAAATAGCCGGCCAAGTGGTCCCGCAGGTCGGCGATGTGAGCCCAGCCGCGCACCCCCTGCACTTCATAGCCCGCGCGGCGGATCGCCAGCAGGCGCAGGAAGCGGAGAGCGTCCAGTTCCTCGCGCGTCCAACGCAAGCGGGTTGGCTGCGATTCGTCCATCGTATTCTCCCCCCAGGTGGCCTGACATGGGCGACTTCGCCTTTGCAGACGCTACGTGGGTGGGGCACCCTCCATCCAGACGAGTGGACTGGCTGAACGCGCACGCCGTCGCCCGCAGCACGCACGTGCGGTCTGGGCGCTGGTTTACAGTGAGTGGATCGGTCGCTGGAGAGGCAGGCCTACGTAACTGGCGCAAACGGTACGCCCCACATCATAATTGGGGACCCTTCGCGGTTCCCCCCACTACACAACAGGATGGCGAAAGATGAAAGCTCCCCGGATTGCTCTGGCCCTGCTGCTGACGTGCTCCGCGCTGGGCGCGTGCGCGGATGCGGACTCCATCAGCGGCGCGGCTCCGTCGCGGCCGGTGTTTGACGGCATCGGGATGGGTGGCGGCGGGATCGTGACGCCGCCGGACACGACGAACGATGCGAGCACGGCCGGAACGACGGAGGTCACGTCCGATACCACTCCGGCAGTCGAGCGCGGCGGGCTCGGAATGGGCGGCGGGGGCTGAGTCCTACGTACGGCCGGACATGGTGAACTGACGCACGTCGATGCGCGTATCCGCTTCAGAGCTGGCCCGCAGGGCGCGCAGGCGAGCCAGGAAGAGGGACCGGAGTGAGGCGACACGATCAGCGGGGGGCGGTGCCTCTCGCTGATTCCCACCTCCGTCTAATACCCGCTTAGCCCGCCGCAGCGGTTCCCGCTCCCGGCGGCGCTCCGCCACCTCCAGCGCGCGAGCGGCCAGACCGTGCGCGCGCTCTGTGTCGCCAAGCAGGGCCGCGCCTTCCGCGGCGAGCGACAGAGATCCGGCCGCATGCGTCTCGGCGAAGGAGCCAAGCAGCAACAGGTCCGCGACGGCCTCCGCGTGCCGCTGCCGCTGACCCGCGCCGGCCGCCGCGAGTGCCACCGTCCCCATCATCGCCACGCGCTCCCACGGCCGCGTGAAGAATGGCAGCGCCGCGTCCAGCAGGGCCAGCGCATCCGCGTGAGCACCGTGGAGCGCCATCAAGCACCCAACGTCGTGCGTCAGGTGCGGCAGGCGGGGGTGGCGAGCCGAGTACAGGTCCAGGGCGAGCCGGGCGTGGCGGTCGCCCGCGGCAAAGGTACCGGCCGAACACTCGACCAGCAGGAGGTTGTGATGCGCCGTCGCGGCGAAGGTGTAGTGCCCGGAGCGGAACGCCGACCACCGTGCGCGGTTGTGCGCCCGCC is part of the Longimicrobium sp. genome and harbors:
- a CDS encoding MerR family transcriptional regulator produces the protein MAYTVKQVARLSGVSVRTLHFYDEEGLLKPAYTGANGYRFYEEPQLLTLQQILFYRELGFELRQIRELLGRADFQRVDALRAHRVALEERLARSRRLLETIDHTIDHLEGRKPMNDEQIFAGFTVGAGDDRFGERVRLAGEPNDCKVAAADTGGAMSVFEFRGRNGWPRHSHHEQDEWLYVVDGEIACDVGDRRLRLLRGESVFVPRTVAHAWASRGEEPATVLEVYQPAGRLEQFFRELGRFTDPPVHEALSIDEMKQLFDAHGMRLLGPGLGYPD